The following are from one region of the Paraglaciecola sp. L1A13 genome:
- a CDS encoding VF530 family DNA-binding protein: protein MTVQKNNPLHGLTLQQIVETLVEKLGWAQMHEQVKINCFGSDPSVKSSLKFLRKTPWARSKVEELYLYTMRRSVPKSQSTSQTRSPEPQNTPTASPSTDFVWPEPKKPSDK from the coding sequence ATGACAGTTCAGAAAAATAACCCTTTGCATGGGCTAACTTTGCAACAAATCGTCGAAACATTAGTTGAAAAACTGGGTTGGGCGCAAATGCACGAGCAAGTTAAAATCAATTGTTTCGGCAGTGATCCAAGTGTTAAATCAAGTCTAAAGTTTTTACGTAAAACCCCGTGGGCACGCAGCAAAGTTGAAGAGCTTTACCTATATACGATGCGCCGTTCGGTACCTAAATCTCAGTCGACAAGTCAGACTAGATCGCCAGAACCACAAAACACACCAACTGCCTCACCCTCGACAGATTTTGTTTGGCCTGAGCCCAAAAAACCGAGCGACAAATAA
- a CDS encoding M48 family metallopeptidase, producing the protein MKYLAAYPEHLQEKIERLLVENKLKEYIYANYPSVHEVSNDNALREYVMALKNRFMRKSSPLSKVAFDPKIHVVNHALGMHTYVSRVQGGRLKSKNELRVSTLFKRVPEPFLNMIVVHELAHLKEKDHNKAFYQLCLHMLPNYHQLEFDLRVYLTQIEERGDIF; encoded by the coding sequence ATGAAGTACTTAGCAGCATATCCTGAACACTTACAGGAAAAAATTGAACGACTATTAGTGGAAAACAAACTCAAAGAGTATATTTATGCGAACTATCCAAGTGTGCATGAAGTAAGTAACGATAATGCCTTGCGGGAGTACGTAATGGCGTTAAAAAATCGATTCATGCGCAAGTCGTCACCTCTGAGCAAAGTTGCATTTGATCCCAAAATTCATGTGGTAAATCATGCCTTAGGTATGCACACCTATGTTTCTAGAGTGCAAGGCGGGAGACTGAAAAGTAAGAACGAGCTTCGTGTCAGTACACTGTTTAAGCGTGTACCAGAACCTTTTCTAAATATGATCGTGGTACATGAGTTAGCGCATTTAAAAGAGAAAGACCACAATAAGGCCTTCTATCAACTGTGTTTGCACATGCTGCCTAATTATCATCAGTTAGAGTTTGATTTGCGGGTTTACCTCACGCAAATCGAAGAACGAGGCGACATTTTTTAA
- a CDS encoding YacL family protein → MDYQFIRNDRAEPMAIFDMGAETLGLWFSEELGRDHHKIAHLLNVIKQLENKDIEHYELCGREFNMELNRDEVEVYATITREEGEIDIPQDTELYDQESISGCGLEDFKSVLLSWSNFIGSA, encoded by the coding sequence ATGGACTATCAATTTATTAGAAACGACCGGGCCGAACCCATGGCGATATTTGATATGGGTGCGGAAACACTTGGCTTATGGTTTAGTGAAGAATTAGGTCGTGATCATCATAAAATCGCACACCTTTTAAATGTGATCAAACAACTAGAAAACAAAGATATTGAGCATTATGAATTATGCGGACGAGAATTCAATATGGAGTTAAACCGCGATGAGGTCGAGGTTTATGCAACTATTACTCGCGAAGAGGGAGAGATAGATATTCCTCAAGACACCGAATTGTACGACCAAGAGTCTATTAGCGGCTGTGGTCTGGAAGATTTCAAAAGTGTGTTGTTATCTTGGTCCAATTTTATCGGAAGCGCTTAA
- a CDS encoding choice-of-anchor I family protein: MKPLKHTLQLSLISMAVVCSLSGCALDGDDGEAGATGNAGIDGTNGQSFPRALNIEVVGRFAAGGIEIFGKSAAEIVQFHKTSDSAFAINSALNQIEVIDLTGLTKAPVANPFSDASLQSSTFNFADTVTVKSVDGSEQIMTLGAANSIAIHNDLLAIAVEASVKTSHGAVLFYRLDATGQGSFIKAVGVGALPDMVAFSPDGSNVLVANEGEPDTEYVVDPEGSVSMITLTVGVPNDIAQIINFTSDMTFSSDALNEEDFDSDEKRMALLKAAGVKFAGPAGMTVAQALEPEYITYVADGKTAYVSLQESNAIGILNLEDLTIEVKALGFKDWSKYQLDFTNKDEIPKFSSVDGLYGMYQPDTIASYQWNDATFILSANEGDSRDYDAYSEEIRVADIIDEDELNMTLSPTLQAAYNLSGGKDGLGRLKVTTALGDADNNGEFEALYAYGARSFSIWDQNINLVYDSGDDFGKISAAVLGNNFNSAHTENKGDNRSDDKGGEPEAIAVGEIEGRMYAFIGQERSGDLFTYDVTDPFNVAFVDHYNNRDFSTSFELDDDLDNPCDEAEGMDCSEVAQSGDLGPESIKFVAADDSPNGNALLIVGNEVSGTVTIYQVTEE, translated from the coding sequence GTGAAACCACTTAAACACACCTTACAACTTAGCTTAATTAGCATGGCGGTCGTTTGTAGCTTATCTGGCTGTGCTCTAGACGGAGACGATGGCGAGGCTGGCGCTACGGGTAATGCGGGCATTGATGGCACCAATGGCCAAAGCTTTCCTCGAGCATTAAATATTGAAGTAGTGGGTCGTTTTGCTGCAGGTGGTATAGAAATTTTCGGTAAAAGTGCCGCCGAGATTGTGCAATTTCATAAAACGTCAGACAGTGCATTTGCCATTAATTCGGCGCTGAATCAAATAGAAGTAATTGATCTAACAGGCCTTACAAAAGCGCCTGTTGCTAATCCATTCTCTGATGCTAGCCTACAGTCCAGTACTTTTAACTTTGCTGATACCGTGACGGTAAAAAGTGTTGACGGATCAGAACAAATTATGACTTTAGGCGCAGCGAATTCCATTGCTATCCATAATGATCTGCTGGCAATAGCGGTTGAAGCCAGTGTAAAAACAAGCCACGGAGCAGTATTATTCTATCGCCTAGATGCAACCGGCCAAGGCAGTTTCATTAAAGCTGTCGGTGTAGGCGCATTGCCCGACATGGTCGCTTTTAGCCCAGATGGTTCTAATGTGCTGGTGGCCAATGAAGGTGAGCCAGATACCGAGTATGTCGTCGACCCCGAAGGCAGCGTATCTATGATTACGCTTACAGTTGGCGTACCGAATGATATCGCGCAAATCATCAATTTTACCTCTGATATGACATTTTCTAGCGACGCGCTTAATGAAGAGGATTTCGATAGTGACGAGAAGCGCATGGCATTGCTTAAAGCTGCGGGTGTTAAATTCGCTGGCCCTGCGGGTATGACGGTGGCACAAGCGTTAGAACCTGAATATATTACTTACGTTGCTGATGGCAAAACTGCTTATGTGTCGCTGCAAGAAAGTAACGCAATTGGTATTTTAAACTTGGAAGACTTGACCATTGAGGTCAAAGCGCTTGGCTTCAAAGACTGGAGCAAATACCAGTTAGATTTCACCAACAAAGACGAAATTCCGAAATTTAGCAGTGTCGATGGCCTCTATGGCATGTATCAACCAGATACCATCGCTTCATATCAGTGGAATGACGCCACTTTTATATTATCCGCTAATGAGGGCGACTCTCGTGATTACGACGCTTATTCAGAAGAAATCCGGGTCGCCGATATTATTGATGAAGACGAATTAAACATGACCCTATCTCCTACTCTTCAAGCTGCTTATAACTTAAGTGGTGGCAAGGATGGCTTAGGGCGCTTGAAAGTCACGACTGCATTAGGCGATGCAGATAATAATGGTGAATTTGAAGCCCTGTATGCCTACGGAGCGCGTTCGTTTTCAATCTGGGACCAGAACATTAACCTGGTTTATGACTCAGGCGATGATTTTGGCAAAATTTCAGCTGCTGTTTTAGGCAATAATTTCAACAGTGCCCACACCGAAAACAAAGGTGATAATCGCTCTGATGATAAAGGTGGCGAACCAGAAGCCATCGCGGTGGGTGAAATCGAAGGCAGAATGTATGCCTTTATCGGTCAAGAGCGCTCTGGTGACTTATTTACCTACGATGTAACGGACCCGTTTAATGTGGCGTTTGTGGATCACTATAACAATCGTGATTTCTCCACCAGCTTTGAGTTAGACGATGACTTAGACAACCCTTGTGATGAGGCCGAAGGGATGGATTGTAGCGAAGTCGCTCAGTCTGGTGATTTAGGTCCCGAGAGCATCAAGTTCGTTGCTGCGGACGATAGCCCCAACGGCAATGCACTGTTGATAGTCGGTAATGAGGTCAGTGGTACGGTGACCATTTACCAAGTTACAGAAGAATAA
- a CDS encoding BLUF domain-containing protein, producing the protein MYQLIYVSDFAKTLDEQDMQNILSNARQCNEASGISGKLVAVTGHFYQIIEGEKEHVCAVFEKIQRDWRHTNVRIVTTKDTSVREFGDWSMGFSLLLEAQQKGDAATILTNFAQRDIFAREHQQGIHMLLKQVC; encoded by the coding sequence ATGTACCAGTTGATTTATGTTAGTGATTTTGCAAAAACATTGGATGAGCAAGATATGCAAAATATTCTTTCTAACGCTCGCCAATGCAATGAAGCGAGTGGAATTAGCGGTAAGTTGGTGGCAGTGACTGGACATTTCTATCAAATTATCGAAGGTGAGAAAGAGCATGTGTGTGCCGTATTTGAAAAAATTCAGCGAGACTGGCGTCACACTAATGTTCGTATCGTTACGACTAAAGATACGAGCGTCCGTGAATTTGGTGATTGGTCGATGGGTTTTTCGCTTTTATTAGAAGCCCAGCAGAAAGGGGATGCCGCAACTATCTTAACCAATTTTGCACAGCGAGATATTTTCGCACGAGAGCATCAGCAGGGGATACATATGTTACTGAAGCAAGTTTGTTGA
- a CDS encoding sodium:proton antiporter produces MDAWYLICFLGALAVLIAFTNQFVLKLQTTIAITTGSVVISLLLILAVKLLGDESALTLIKVVGGLDFNQLLLNGMLGFLLFAGAMEIDLRALRRQRWEITILVLFSTVVSTIIVGYLSQWILAEFGWEVPIVYCLLFGALISPTDPIAVLAIIKQMNAPKNISIQVEGESLFNDGVGLVIFSTLFAVAFSNVDPTFGSVAELFLVEAIGGILFGLVLAVVAHFLIIYSTDANIRLLVTLTIPSAGYALANLMHISGPLAMVMCGIFIGNVTRSKSASMSRISSIRYVKNFWHATDSFLNALLFLLIGMLIVSMTLTFEEIAIGLCMIPAVLIARFISVGAPYLVFRRFRRYDLNSVRILTWGGLRGGLALAMAASIPTDTVLANGHNLHNLMVIVTYIVVIFSIVVQGLTISPLIKKSIAAAEADE; encoded by the coding sequence ATGGATGCTTGGTATCTTATTTGTTTCTTAGGGGCATTAGCTGTCCTTATCGCATTTACTAATCAATTCGTACTTAAATTGCAGACTACTATTGCCATCACTACAGGCTCAGTAGTGATTTCCTTGTTGTTGATCTTAGCTGTAAAATTACTGGGGGATGAATCTGCATTAACACTGATTAAGGTCGTTGGTGGTTTAGATTTTAATCAGCTTTTACTGAATGGCATGTTGGGTTTCTTACTCTTTGCTGGCGCAATGGAAATAGACCTCCGTGCATTACGCCGTCAACGCTGGGAAATTACCATTCTAGTCCTGTTTTCCACGGTGGTTTCGACGATTATTGTGGGTTACCTGAGCCAGTGGATTCTAGCCGAGTTCGGCTGGGAAGTCCCTATCGTTTATTGCCTATTATTTGGCGCTCTGATTAGTCCAACGGATCCCATCGCGGTTCTCGCTATCATCAAGCAGATGAATGCACCTAAGAATATTTCTATTCAAGTTGAAGGCGAGTCTTTATTTAATGATGGTGTGGGCTTAGTCATCTTTTCAACATTATTTGCCGTGGCATTTAGTAATGTTGATCCAACATTTGGTAGCGTTGCTGAATTATTTTTAGTGGAGGCTATTGGGGGGATCTTATTTGGCTTGGTGTTGGCTGTGGTGGCGCATTTTCTCATTATTTATAGTACGGATGCCAATATTCGTTTACTCGTCACCTTAACTATCCCCTCAGCGGGATACGCATTAGCCAACCTTATGCATATCTCTGGTCCACTGGCCATGGTGATGTGTGGTATTTTCATTGGTAATGTTACTCGCTCAAAGTCGGCGTCTATGTCGCGTATATCCAGCATTCGTTACGTGAAAAATTTTTGGCATGCAACCGACAGTTTTCTCAATGCGTTACTGTTTCTGTTGATTGGTATGCTAATTGTTAGTATGACATTAACTTTCGAAGAAATAGCCATCGGTTTGTGCATGATACCTGCGGTACTCATTGCTCGCTTTATCAGTGTTGGTGCGCCATATTTGGTTTTTCGTCGATTTAGACGCTACGATTTGAACTCGGTCCGTATTCTTACGTGGGGTGGCTTGCGAGGGGGCTTAGCGCTTGCTATGGCGGCCTCTATTCCTACTGATACGGTACTCGCTAACGGACACAACCTGCACAATTTGATGGTTATCGTGACTTATATTGTGGTCATTTTTTCGATTGTCGTTCAGGGTCTAACGATTTCTCCTTTGATTAAGAAAAGTATCGCAGCGGCTGAAGCTGACGAGTAA
- a CDS encoding Na+/H+ antiporter NhaC family protein: MQAPIPSSSSSSTSAKLALLPLLTFLILFLGVGFYYQAQGIEYAFYQLPSPSALLPAVILAVLLSRESLTATIARYIEGAGHSNIITMCFIYLLAGAFSAVAKATGGVDATVNLGLSIIPAQFILPGLFLIAGFIATAMGTSMGTLAALGPVGLGVAQATGIEPALVAGVLVSGAIFGDNLSIISDTTIAATRTQGCEMRDKFKANLHLALPAAFIVIVLLVVLGESGEVTAPQGTNWLLALPYLLILVLAVAGLNVFAVLVIGILSSAIIGISVSDYQVITVGQDIYTGFGQMQEIMILSLMLGGLSELMRQQGGIDFLLSTISKVIRALALPLKIGNSLGIAVLISALNICIANNTVSIIVAGSTAKALAEQGGIEPKRSASLLDIFACVIQGLIPYGGQLLIIGATFSLSPVEVIPYSFYCFILAAVTILNLIWNAKQTPVKH, from the coding sequence ATGCAAGCACCGATACCTTCGTCGAGCTCATCTTCGACATCAGCAAAACTGGCACTTCTGCCATTATTGACCTTTTTGATTCTGTTTTTAGGTGTCGGCTTTTATTATCAAGCACAAGGAATTGAATACGCGTTTTATCAGTTGCCCTCCCCTTCGGCCTTGCTACCAGCTGTTATTTTAGCGGTTTTACTGTCTCGAGAGTCGCTGACCGCAACCATTGCCCGTTATATAGAAGGCGCTGGGCATAGCAATATCATTACTATGTGTTTTATTTACCTACTTGCTGGCGCCTTTTCTGCCGTAGCAAAAGCCACAGGCGGTGTGGATGCAACGGTTAACCTAGGTCTGAGCATTATTCCCGCACAGTTTATATTGCCGGGGTTATTCTTAATAGCAGGTTTTATTGCTACGGCAATGGGTACATCAATGGGCACACTTGCTGCGCTTGGTCCTGTAGGGTTAGGTGTGGCTCAGGCTACTGGTATTGAGCCGGCATTAGTGGCTGGAGTATTAGTCAGCGGTGCTATATTTGGTGATAATCTGTCTATTATCTCTGATACCACGATTGCCGCAACCCGAACTCAGGGATGTGAAATGCGCGATAAATTTAAAGCCAACTTACACTTAGCTTTACCAGCCGCGTTTATCGTCATAGTGTTACTCGTTGTGTTAGGAGAATCCGGTGAAGTCACAGCGCCTCAGGGTACGAATTGGCTACTGGCTCTTCCTTACCTGCTGATTTTAGTATTGGCTGTGGCTGGTTTAAATGTATTTGCAGTGTTGGTCATAGGCATATTATCCAGTGCCATCATAGGTATCAGTGTGTCTGACTATCAAGTCATTACTGTGGGACAGGACATCTATACCGGCTTTGGTCAAATGCAGGAAATTATGATTTTATCTCTAATGCTCGGAGGCTTATCCGAGCTAATGCGCCAACAAGGCGGGATCGACTTTTTGCTATCGACTATCAGTAAGGTCATTCGGGCGCTAGCATTGCCCCTCAAAATAGGTAATTCATTAGGTATCGCCGTACTTATCAGTGCGTTAAACATTTGTATCGCCAATAACACTGTATCTATCATAGTGGCCGGAAGCACCGCCAAAGCCCTTGCGGAACAAGGCGGAATAGAGCCTAAGCGTAGCGCAAGTTTATTAGATATTTTTGCCTGTGTAATACAAGGCTTGATACCTTATGGCGGTCAGTTATTGATTATAGGCGCGACGTTTTCATTGTCGCCAGTAGAAGTTATCCCCTACTCTTTCTACTGTTTTATCTTAGCCGCTGTGACCATACTCAATCTGATTTGGAATGCAAAGCAAACCCCCGTTAAACACTGA
- a CDS encoding aldo/keto reductase family oxidoreductase → MSQLPLANYLPSVSALAYGCMGLGGGWDDKPISGAQIDQANECVNTALEAGINFFDHADIYTLGKAEQVFGEVLAQCPELRKRIYIQTKCGIRFADSHGPKRYDLSADWIRRSVEGSLRRLKTDYLDVLMLHRPDPLMQPEEIAEVFEELRSAGMVHYFGVSNMHHHQIALLQQALDMPLVANQIEASLLKQDWVDEGVYAGNCDGRDINFNAGTLAYCRRERMQLQSWGSLAQGLFSGRDVMDKTDAVKRTSVLVAKLANEYDVSAEAIVLAWLRRHPDNIQPVIGTTDCSRIAGACQAMGITLNREHWYALYESAKGYELP, encoded by the coding sequence ATGTCGCAGTTACCTTTAGCTAACTACTTACCCAGTGTGAGCGCACTCGCTTATGGATGCATGGGGTTAGGGGGCGGTTGGGATGATAAACCCATTTCCGGTGCACAAATTGACCAAGCCAATGAATGTGTGAACACTGCTTTGGAAGCAGGTATTAATTTTTTCGATCACGCTGATATCTATACCTTAGGTAAAGCCGAACAAGTATTCGGTGAAGTGCTTGCACAGTGCCCAGAATTGCGTAAGCGCATCTATATTCAAACAAAATGTGGCATTCGGTTCGCCGATTCTCATGGGCCAAAACGATACGACTTATCAGCCGATTGGATCCGCCGCTCTGTAGAAGGAAGCTTGCGCCGTTTAAAGACGGATTATCTTGACGTTCTGATGCTGCATCGCCCGGATCCGCTTATGCAACCAGAGGAAATTGCCGAGGTATTTGAAGAATTACGCAGTGCAGGCATGGTGCATTACTTCGGTGTATCTAACATGCATCATCATCAAATTGCCTTATTGCAACAAGCCCTCGATATGCCGCTGGTGGCTAACCAAATTGAAGCGAGTTTACTTAAGCAAGACTGGGTTGATGAAGGGGTCTACGCTGGTAATTGTGACGGGCGTGATATTAACTTCAATGCTGGAACCTTAGCCTATTGCCGCCGTGAACGTATGCAGCTGCAAAGCTGGGGCAGTCTAGCCCAAGGTCTTTTTTCTGGACGGGACGTAATGGATAAAACTGATGCAGTAAAACGTACAAGTGTGTTGGTCGCTAAGCTTGCTAATGAGTACGATGTAAGTGCTGAAGCTATCGTACTCGCCTGGTTAAGGCGCCATCCTGACAATATTCAACCTGTAATTGGTACCACGGATTGTAGCCGCATCGCGGGGGCATGTCAGGCTATGGGCATCACGTTAAATCGTGAGCATTGGTACGCATTGTATGAAAGTGCAAAAGGCTACGAACTGCCATAA
- a CDS encoding LysR family transcriptional regulator, whose product MSREHKKFERLILFSEVAKQLSFTRAAQVLAISRGYLSEQIRKLEQDLGKHLFIRSTRSVSLTEEGTQLLVGMNQIKSALLELEREVRHDNDILEGILRLTAPSQFAQRYVLDLCSDFQKVYPSITFSVDCSYTPYDLAKNDFDLAFRATQSPPQNMVAKKLFDYRHVCCASPEYLTEKGTPKQFSELSKYSCLSRTLTAVWTMSEQKVEVNGPIAVNDNLMLKNHALHGKGIILVPEYLVDKEIAAGQLTSLFAGEIQPDFTIYLIHPQLIHQSARLKAFIGFTQQYFKNNALEDTESR is encoded by the coding sequence ATGAGTCGTGAGCATAAAAAGTTTGAACGTCTAATTTTATTTAGCGAAGTCGCCAAACAATTAAGTTTTACCCGGGCGGCGCAAGTGTTGGCCATCTCTAGAGGTTATTTGTCTGAACAGATCCGCAAACTCGAGCAAGATTTGGGCAAGCACTTGTTTATTCGCTCCACCCGCAGCGTATCTTTGACCGAAGAAGGCACCCAGCTACTCGTTGGCATGAATCAAATAAAAAGCGCGTTGTTAGAGCTCGAACGAGAGGTCCGTCATGATAATGATATACTCGAAGGCATTTTACGGTTAACCGCACCGAGTCAATTTGCACAACGGTACGTGCTAGATTTGTGCAGTGATTTCCAAAAAGTGTATCCGAGTATCACGTTTAGCGTAGATTGCAGCTATACCCCCTATGACTTAGCAAAAAATGATTTTGATTTAGCCTTTAGAGCAACCCAGTCACCCCCACAAAATATGGTCGCCAAAAAGTTGTTTGACTACCGACACGTGTGCTGTGCAAGCCCAGAGTATCTTACTGAAAAAGGCACTCCAAAGCAGTTTTCGGAGCTTTCTAAATATAGCTGTTTAAGCCGCACGTTAACGGCCGTATGGACAATGTCAGAACAGAAGGTCGAAGTGAATGGCCCGATAGCAGTTAACGATAACCTGATGTTGAAAAATCATGCGCTACATGGAAAAGGGATAATTTTGGTACCTGAGTATTTAGTCGATAAAGAAATAGCAGCAGGTCAGCTAACCTCCCTCTTTGCCGGCGAAATACAGCCTGATTTCACCATTTATTTAATTCACCCTCAGTTAATTCACCAATCAGCTCGATTAAAGGCCTTTATCGGATTTACTCAACAGTATTTTAAAAATAACGCATTAGAAGATACCGAGTCTCGATAA
- a CDS encoding NADPH-dependent 2,4-dienoyl-CoA reductase — protein MTTATATATTNAAGASVYPNLLKPLDLGFTTLKNRVLMGSMHTGLEEAANGHERMAAYFAERARGGVGLIVTGGIGPNDEGATHQNTKRLSNDAEVANHKMITDAVHKEGAKICMQILHTGRYAYNPNLVAPSAVQAPINPFKPKALDNDGIEKQIEDFIFTSTQAQKAGYDGVEIMGSEGYFLNQFIAARTNQRDDQWGGSYENRIKLPLEVVRRVREAVGEKFIIIYRLSMLDLVEGGSTYDEVVELGQAIEKAGATIINTGIGWHEARIPTIATKVPRAAFTWVTAKFRQSLSIPVITSNRINTPEVAEQVLARGDADMISMARPFLADPDFVIKAIENRSDEINTCIGCNQACLDHVFEGKMTSCLVNPRACHETELSILPTQDPKRIAVIGAGPAGLSAAKTAAERGHIVTLFDSTDELGGQFNIAKQVPGKEEFFETIRYFKRQLELHNVTVKLNTRVSASDLNDSDFDEVIVATGIEPRTPPIEGIDHPKVMNYIDVIKSHKPVGKKVAVIGAGGIGFDVSEFLSHSGESTSLNIPAFMKEWGIDMTFSSRGGIEGMKAQPTKSPREIFLLQRKTTKVGAGLGKTTGWAHRVGLLSKGVSMIAGCEYLKIDDQGIHIKVNDEVQVLDVDNVIICAGQEPLRELIEGLTKPYHLIGGADVAAELDAKRAIDQGMRLAAQL, from the coding sequence ATGACAACAGCAACAGCAACAGCAACAACAAACGCGGCAGGCGCTAGCGTTTATCCGAATTTACTGAAACCTCTAGACTTAGGCTTTACTACTTTAAAAAACCGTGTGTTGATGGGCTCGATGCACACAGGCCTTGAAGAGGCAGCCAATGGCCATGAGCGTATGGCAGCATATTTTGCAGAGCGTGCCCGAGGTGGTGTAGGCCTTATCGTAACGGGCGGTATAGGACCCAATGATGAAGGCGCGACACATCAGAATACTAAGCGTTTAAGTAACGATGCTGAAGTGGCTAATCATAAGATGATCACGGATGCCGTGCATAAAGAAGGCGCTAAAATATGTATGCAAATCCTGCATACTGGCCGCTATGCCTACAACCCTAATTTAGTTGCACCTTCTGCTGTCCAAGCACCAATTAATCCATTTAAGCCTAAAGCCTTGGATAATGATGGTATTGAAAAACAAATAGAAGATTTTATATTTACCTCAACTCAGGCGCAAAAGGCAGGGTATGACGGCGTCGAAATCATGGGCTCTGAAGGTTACTTCTTGAATCAGTTTATTGCCGCGCGTACCAATCAACGTGATGACCAATGGGGTGGCAGTTACGAAAATCGCATCAAATTGCCATTAGAAGTTGTGCGTAGAGTACGCGAGGCTGTGGGTGAAAAGTTCATTATCATCTATCGTTTATCAATGCTAGATTTGGTTGAAGGCGGCTCAACTTACGATGAAGTCGTAGAGTTAGGTCAAGCCATTGAAAAAGCGGGTGCAACGATTATAAACACAGGTATTGGTTGGCATGAAGCACGCATTCCAACTATTGCTACTAAGGTACCTCGGGCAGCATTTACTTGGGTAACGGCGAAATTCCGTCAGTCTTTGTCGATTCCGGTGATCACCTCTAATCGTATCAATACTCCTGAAGTGGCTGAGCAAGTTTTGGCCCGTGGCGATGCCGATATGATATCAATGGCAAGACCTTTCTTGGCTGATCCTGATTTTGTGATTAAAGCTATTGAAAACCGCTCTGACGAAATTAATACCTGTATCGGTTGTAACCAAGCCTGCCTTGATCACGTATTTGAAGGAAAGATGACCAGTTGTTTAGTTAATCCTCGTGCTTGCCATGAAACTGAGTTGAGCATTTTACCAACACAGGATCCTAAGCGAATTGCTGTTATTGGTGCGGGTCCTGCTGGTCTTTCTGCGGCTAAAACAGCAGCTGAGCGTGGCCATATAGTGACTTTATTTGATTCAACTGATGAGCTTGGCGGACAATTTAATATTGCTAAGCAAGTACCCGGTAAAGAAGAATTTTTCGAAACCATCCGTTACTTTAAACGTCAGTTAGAGTTACACAATGTCACGGTTAAATTAAATACGCGCGTTAGCGCCAGTGATTTAAATGATAGTGATTTTGATGAAGTGATTGTGGCCACAGGCATTGAACCTCGTACTCCGCCTATTGAAGGTATTGATCATCCTAAAGTGATGAACTATATCGATGTTATTAAATCTCATAAACCTGTTGGCAAGAAGGTGGCTGTTATTGGCGCGGGAGGTATCGGATTTGATGTTTCTGAGTTCTTATCGCATTCAGGCGAATCAACAAGCCTGAATATTCCCGCCTTTATGAAAGAGTGGGGCATAGATATGACCTTCTCATCTCGAGGTGGTATTGAAGGCATGAAAGCTCAACCAACTAAATCACCAAGAGAAATTTTCTTGTTGCAACGTAAAACCACTAAGGTCGGAGCTGGCCTAGGTAAAACGACAGGCTGGGCACATCGCGTTGGCTTGTTAAGCAAAGGCGTGAGCATGATTGCGGGCTGTGAATACCTTAAAATTGATGATCAGGGCATTCATATTAAAGTTAATGACGAGGTTCAGGTACTGGACGTTGACAACGTCATCATTTGTGCGGGACAAGAGCCCTTACGCGAATTAATAGAAGGGCTTACCAAGCCTTATCATTTAATTGGTGGCGCGGATGTCGCAGCTGAACTTGATGCTAAACGTGCCATTGACCAAGGTATGCGCTTAGCTGCACAGTTGTAG